In the Styela clava chromosome 8, kaStyClav1.hap1.2, whole genome shotgun sequence genome, one interval contains:
- the LOC120346658 gene encoding uncharacterized protein LOC120346658: MGQGKRIRVFRRQIGWEKSINKAAKALKKYGKICSKRQKEELEKDPSKGELPQSILNIILDWARKQSKKLCVCMQSQEKETENFEEDIPSTPQKPDVTRSRSAYPQSVRLDPDACCSGHCTKNNKKEEASSLWYQLSPSFSEEDLSREPTPPHPFEKILRERNSLNYTEKMDIEYAKIRSLDSDGSESPDYMQALLRPSEIKQRPSFFSDWNRPNPFFRLPGNTPPPFPV, from the exons ATGGGACAAGGAAAAAGAATTAGAGTTTTTCGACGCCAAATCGGCTGGGAAAAATCTATCAATAAAGCCGCCAaagctttgaaaaaatatggaaaaatttgTTCCAAACGACAGAAGGAGGAACTCGAAAAG GATCCATCCAAAGGAGAGTTACCTCaatcaatattaaatatcattCTTGACTGGGCGAGAAAACAGTCTAAGAAG ctgTGTGTATGCATGCAAAGTCAAGAAAAAGAAACGGAGAATTTTGAGGAAGATATTCCG TCGACCCCACAGAAACCAGATGTTACAAGAAGCCGTTCCGCATATCCCCAGTCTGTCAGATTAGATCCAGATGCGTGTTGTTCTGGACATTGtactaaaaacaataaaaaggaGGAAGCATCATCTTTGTGGTATCAACTATCACCGTCGTTTTCAGAAGAA GATCTTAGTCGAGAACCGACTCCTCCAcatccatttgaaaaaatattgagaGAACGAAATAGTCTAAATTACACTGAAAAA atgGACATTGAATATGCAAAAATAAGATCATTG GATTCGGATGGAAGTGAATCACCTGATTACATGCAGGCTCTATTACGTCCCTCTGaa ATCAAACAAAGACCCAGTTTCTTTTCAGATTGGAATAGG CCAAATCCGTTTTTCCGTCTACCAGGAAACACGCCACCTCCTTTCCCAGTTTAA
- the LOC144425912 gene encoding uncharacterized protein LOC144425912, giving the protein MQISFKIRGSSAQKHDYLFQSTPQNPDVTRSRSACPQSVRLDPDACCSGHCTKNNKKEEASSLWYQLSPSFSEEDLSREPTPPHPFEKILRERNSLNYIEKMDIEYAKIRSLDSDGSESPDYMQALLRPSEIKQRPSFFSDRNRVSCCCMNT; this is encoded by the exons ATGCAAATCAGTTTCAAAATAAGAGGTTCTTCAGCCCAAAAGCACGATTATCTTTTCCAGTCGACCCCACAGAATCCAGATGTTACAAGAAGCCGTTCCGCATGTCCCCAGTCTGTCAGATTAGATCCAGATGCGTGTTGTTCTGGACATTGtactaaaaacaataaaaaggaGGAAGCATCATCTTTGTGGTATCAACTATCACCGTCGTTTTCAGAAGAA GATCTTAGTCGAGAACCGACTCCTCCAcatccatttgaaaaaatattgagaGAACGAAATAGTCTAAATTACATTGAAAAA ATGGACATTGAATATGCAAAAATAAGATCATTG GATTCGGATGGAAGTGAATCACCTGATTACATGCAGGCTCTATTGCGTCCCTCTGaa ATCAAACAAAGACCCAGTTTTTTTTCAGATCGGAATAGGGTAAGTTGTTGCTGTATGAACACGTAA
- the LOC120346422 gene encoding uncharacterized protein LOC120346422: MASTVLPEPEWEVSKDDTNAMTEVNTADSEKEKISEIHVAMAVAERMDWMLEQVENNLGGNSPNLSKIIEEAVIQHSESSEVNEECDDGESDNLSVSVDMSSEDEEEINIRELDSRATYVVDADVTSLVPTDETCEQWVDDILFGELEVVGREMVSRATYIIEPDDSTFFEPVFEEKSETPIEDMINEILENTQNLIKEEKEKNSKTTNSCSKEDPEDIDKFIQDFLSESTPV; encoded by the exons ATGGCTTCTACTGTTTTGCCTGAGCCTGAATGGGAAGTGTCGAAAGATGATACAAATGCAATGACGGAG GTAAACACCGCCGATAGTGAGAAAGAAAAAATATCAGAGATTCAC GTTGCAATGGCAGTGGCTGAAAGAATGGACTGGATGCTTGAACAGGTTGAAAATAACCTTGGAGGAAATTCACCTAATCTTTCCAAAATCATA GAAGAGGCTGTAATACAGCACAGTGAAAGTTCAGAAGTCAACGAGGAATGTGATGATGGAGAA AGTGACAATTTATCGGTATCGGTGGATATGAGTTCAGAAGACGAAGAAGAAATCAACATTCGAGAG CTTGATTCAAGAGCAACTTACGTTGTTGATGCCGATGTTACTTCACTGGTTCCT ACTGATGAAACATGCGAACAATGGGTTGATGACATTTTGTTTGGCGAATTGGAAGTCGTTGGTAGAGAG ATGGTGTCGAGAGCAACATACATTATTGAACCAGATGATTCAACCTTCTTTGAGCCTGTT TTTGAAGAAAAATCAGAAACTCCAATCGAAGACATGATAAACGAAATTCTtgaaaacacacaaaatttgaTTAAAGAGGAAAAA GAAAAGAACTCTAAAACAACAAACTCATGTTCAAAGGAAGATCCTGAAGACATCGATAAATTCATACAG GATTTTCTTTCTGAATCAACTCCGGTATAA
- the LOC120346389 gene encoding epidermal retinol dehydrogenase 2-like has translation MGFEIVLNLLWMLVLVIYYQLEAIVKFFIQPSRKDVSGQVVLVTGAGSGIGQRLSVEFAKLGCTIVGWDVSQKNLNETSKVMEEETGKEFYAYTCDLSDREAIYKTAEKVKQDIGRVDILINNAGIVSGKTILKCSDSMMQKTMEVNTMAHFWTLKAFLPEMLERNEGHVVTISSGAGYFGVPGQVDYAASKFGAVGMCEALHQELQHTGKTGVNVTCVCPYYINTGMFEGVKTSFMPILEKDDAVARIIDAILRNQYLLMLPKMLYLFAVMKSLLPTKALLVVGKYTGVNAAMDDFIGRKKVD, from the exons ATGGGGTTTGAAATTGTGCTCAACCTACTTTGGATGCTTGTTCTCGTTATATACTATCAGTTAGAAGCAATTGTTAAATTCTTCATTCAACCAAGTAGAAAGGATGTTTCGGGACAAGTTGTCCTGGTAACTGGAGCTGGAAGTGGTATAG GTCAAAGACTATCCGTTGAATTTGCAAAACTCGGTTGTACAATTGTTGGGTGGGACgtttcacaaaaaaatttaaatgaaacgaGCAAGGTTATGGAGGAAGAAACTGGAAAAGAATTTTATGCTTATACTTGTGATTTAAGCGACAGGGAAGCTATCTACAAAACAGCAGAAAAG GTGAAACAAGACATTGGTCGGGTTGATATTCTCATAAATAATGCTGGAATTGTTTCTGGAAAAACAATCCTGAAATGCTCCGATAGCATGATGCAAAAAACAATGGAAGTCAACACTATGGCTCATTTCTGG ACTCTGAAAGCCTTTTTACCGGAAATGTTGGAGAGAAACGAGGGGCACGTTGTAACCATCTCCAGTGGTGCTGGCTATTTTGGTGTACCAGGACAAGTTGATTATGCTGCAAG taaatttggaGCAGTGGGTATGTGTGAGGCGCTCCACCAAGAACTCCAACACACTGGGAAGACTGGTGTGAACGTTACTTGTGTTTGTCCTTATTATATAAACACCGGAATGTTTGAAGGAGTGAAAACCAG CTTCATGCCGATCTTGGAGAAGGACGATGCAGTCGCAAGAATTATAGATGCAATTCTTCGTAACCAGTATTTGTTAATGCTACCAAAAATGCTCTACTTGTTTGCTGTTATGAAGAG TCTTCTACCAACAAAGGCGTTGCTCGTCGTTGGAAAATACACCGGTGTTAACGCAGCGATGGATGACTTCATTGGTCGCAAAAAGGTGGACTGA